A region of Clostridium acetobutylicum ATCC 824 DNA encodes the following proteins:
- a CDS encoding GNAT family N-acetyltransferase: protein MFDVDIKFGDVYVRNIEEKDIGELKEILKDKKFYLNDEELKEIFLEYYMSECEFFTKILKKGKFVGVFRGRIEFKSSNMAWISYFYVDERYSSYKDSQDILMNILEYFSESFGVTDFITGVTNSEKDMIELWENNDFKTVRINKEFYSDRGYKEDLVIMKKYSAI, encoded by the coding sequence ATGTTTGATGTGGATATAAAATTTGGAGACGTATATGTAAGGAATATAGAAGAAAAAGATATAGGTGAATTAAAAGAAATATTGAAGGACAAAAAATTTTACCTAAATGATGAGGAATTAAAAGAAATATTTTTAGAATACTATATGAGCGAATGTGAGTTTTTTACTAAGATATTAAAAAAAGGAAAGTTTGTAGGGGTATTTAGAGGGAGAATAGAATTTAAGAGCAGCAATATGGCTTGGATATCTTACTTCTATGTAGATGAAAGATACAGTTCATATAAAGATAGTCAGGATATATTGATGAATATATTAGAGTATTTTTCTGAAAGCTTCGGAGTGACTGATTTTATAACAGGAGTCACGAATAGTGAAAAAGATATGATAGAACTGTGGGAAAATAACGACTTTAAAACTGTTAGAATAAATAAGGAATTTTATTCAGATAGAGGATATAAGGAAGATTTAGTTATAATGAAAAAGTATAGTGCTATATAA
- the mreD gene encoding rod shape-determining protein MreD, with protein MRKILTLLLCILGFTFVDNCIAPFIAIRGYYPSFLFVFIISYAIINEGWQGIIIALAAGFLQDIYLFNGIGVNLFINLILCYAAGVIGRSLFKEKAFIPTVIIFFMSVARGILMFVILYLCGSYSDIGSSFYASIYDFIIAIPMYIWVYKLCQKRYMITKWRL; from the coding sequence ATGAGAAAAATTTTAACACTATTATTATGTATATTAGGTTTCACATTTGTAGATAACTGTATAGCTCCGTTTATAGCTATTAGAGGATATTATCCAAGTTTTCTCTTCGTTTTTATAATAAGCTACGCTATAATAAATGAAGGCTGGCAGGGGATTATTATTGCTCTAGCAGCCGGATTTCTTCAAGATATTTATCTTTTTAATGGTATTGGAGTGAATTTGTTTATAAACTTAATACTATGTTATGCAGCTGGGGTTATAGGAAGAAGCTTATTTAAAGAAAAAGCTTTTATTCCAACTGTAATTATATTCTTCATGTCCGTTGCGCGAGGTATTTTGATGTTTGTTATTCTATACTTATGTGGTAGTTATAGCGATATAGGTTCTAGCTTTTATGCATCTATCTATGATTTTATTATTGCTATACCAATGTATATTTGGGTATATAAGCTATGTCAAAAGAGGTACATGATAACAAAATGGAGATTATAA
- a CDS encoding DUF3892 domain-containing protein — MKNVYDYGIYAVRYDGNDKNNLIQSTKVCFIKDNNVSMPVEFSRDFLIADIEDGNKYYTMYKNNNKWERREIVSIEYIKGNPYVKIRLDGIEGDDLGELPNY; from the coding sequence TTATGGGATATATGCTGTTCGCTATGATGGAAATGACAAAAATAATCTTATTCAATCTACTAAAGTTTGTTTTATAAAAGATAATAATGTGAGTATGCCTGTTGAATTTTCAAGAGATTTTTTAATTGCTGATATAGAAGATGGGAATAAATATTATACTATGTATAAGAATAATAACAAGTGGGAAAGGAGAGAAATTGTAAGTATAGAGTATATAAAAGGGAATCCATATGTTAAAATAAGATTAGATGGTATAGAGGGTGATGATTTAGGAGAGCTTCCTAATTATTAA
- a CDS encoding Maf-like protein: protein MKLVLASASPRRREILKNITEDFIVVASDFDESLIEISRDIQSYVMVLAESKAKSTLCRIESEDFYKDEDEVFIIGCDTVVSIDGKILGKPKDEKEALDMLSELSGRTHEVYSGLAVLDAKKNKIIKDFQCTEVKFSEISYETILKYIACGEYADKAGAYGIQGKASVFVEEIKGSYYNVVGLPINKLYKILLGMGVNL, encoded by the coding sequence ATGAAATTAGTTTTAGCTTCAGCTTCCCCTAGAAGAAGGGAAATTTTAAAGAATATTACTGAGGATTTTATCGTTGTGGCAAGTGACTTTGATGAAAGTCTGATTGAGATTTCAAGAGACATTCAAAGTTACGTTATGGTTTTGGCCGAATCAAAGGCGAAAAGTACACTTTGCAGAATTGAAAGTGAAGATTTCTATAAAGACGAAGATGAGGTTTTTATAATTGGCTGTGATACTGTAGTTTCAATTGATGGCAAAATACTCGGTAAGCCAAAGGATGAGAAAGAGGCTTTAGATATGTTAAGTGAACTTAGCGGCAGAACACATGAAGTCTATTCAGGGTTAGCGGTTTTAGATGCTAAGAAAAATAAAATTATAAAAGATTTTCAGTGTACTGAGGTTAAGTTTTCAGAGATATCATATGAAACTATATTAAAATACATAGCATGTGGTGAGTATGCGGATAAGGCTGGAGCATATGGAATTCAAGGAAAGGCTTCGGTTTTTGTTGAAGAGATTAAGGGTTCGTACTATAATGTTGTAGGACTGCCCATAAATAAATTATATAAAATTCTTTTGGGGATGGGGGTAAATCTATAA
- a CDS encoding Gfo/Idh/MocA family protein has translation MSETIRFGIVGTSSITEKFLDGSNHVKDFSLTAVYSREESKARDFAKKYGAENIFTDLEKMAKSDLIDAVYIASPNAMHAKQAEVFLKNKKHVLCEKAFASNVEEVNKMISVSKENKMVLMEAMKTEYLPGFFAVKENLHRIGKVRKYFGNYCQYSSRYDKFKQGIVLNAFKPELSNGSIMDIGVYCIHPMVYLFGEPNKLKANAVLLESGVDGEGSILFNYDNMEAVVMYSKITNSRVSSEIQGEEGNIVIDNINTFEKVKIVFRNGEEEDLSRVHIEDNMCYELEEFIRLVKEQDTKKALQRLKVSKSVMEIMDEARKQIGLVFPADKN, from the coding sequence ATGAGTGAAACTATAAGATTTGGGATTGTAGGAACGAGTAGTATAACAGAAAAATTTTTAGATGGATCTAATCATGTAAAGGACTTTTCTTTAACGGCAGTTTATTCAAGAGAAGAGAGTAAGGCAAGAGATTTTGCAAAAAAATATGGAGCTGAGAACATATTTACTGATTTAGAGAAAATGGCTAAAAGTGATTTGATAGATGCTGTATATATTGCATCACCAAATGCAATGCATGCAAAGCAAGCTGAGGTATTTCTTAAAAATAAAAAGCATGTACTTTGTGAGAAGGCCTTTGCTTCTAATGTAGAAGAAGTAAATAAAATGATAAGTGTATCAAAGGAAAATAAGATGGTTTTAATGGAGGCTATGAAAACAGAATATTTGCCTGGTTTTTTTGCTGTTAAGGAGAACCTCCATAGAATAGGAAAGGTAAGAAAATATTTTGGAAATTACTGTCAGTATTCTTCTAGGTATGATAAATTCAAGCAGGGCATAGTCCTAAATGCCTTTAAACCTGAATTATCTAATGGAAGTATTATGGATATAGGAGTTTATTGTATTCATCCAATGGTATATTTGTTTGGAGAGCCAAATAAATTAAAGGCAAATGCTGTGCTTTTAGAATCGGGTGTGGATGGGGAAGGAAGTATATTATTCAATTATGATAATATGGAAGCTGTAGTTATGTATTCAAAAATAACTAATTCAAGAGTAAGCTCAGAGATTCAAGGGGAAGAAGGAAATATAGTAATAGATAACATCAATACCTTTGAAAAGGTAAAGATAGTATTTAGAAATGGAGAAGAGGAAGATTTGTCCAGAGTACATATAGAAGATAATATGTGCTATGAACTTGAGGAATTTATAAGATTAGTAAAAGAACAAGATACTAAAAAAGCGCTACAGAGACTTAAAGTTTCTAAAAGTGTAATGGAAATTATGGATGAGGCAAGAAAGCAGATAGGACTTGTGTTTCCAGCAGATAAAAACTAA
- the mreC gene encoding rod shape-determining protein MreC, whose translation MKLFKNRLTVTVIVLSVSFLLLISYSAKRKKVSFVENGVGTVLNSVQGFFYNINSDIKGFVGFVSNFSEVKAENQELKKKNSELKQKAASYDSLKRENTKLKKMFDFKQSKSEYNYVGGNIILKSGADALKGYVINKGSNDGIKVGMAVINDEGLIGQVTSVASNYCKIETISSENISVAALIQRTQVNDCIVRGYTDNEDKEKNLSILTMLPLNSDIKEGDTITTSGIGGDYPQDIIIGKVKSVEDNKGKMEKEAIIEPAVDFTRLQNVFIVVPKDTSEIKY comes from the coding sequence ATGAAGCTATTTAAAAACAGGCTGACAGTAACAGTTATTGTTCTGTCAGTTAGCTTTTTGTTATTGATTTCATACAGTGCTAAGAGGAAAAAGGTTTCTTTCGTAGAAAATGGTGTTGGTACAGTGCTTAATTCTGTTCAAGGTTTCTTTTATAACATTAATAGTGATATTAAAGGGTTTGTAGGTTTTGTATCAAACTTTTCAGAAGTTAAGGCTGAAAACCAAGAATTAAAAAAGAAAAACAGTGAGCTTAAGCAAAAGGCAGCTTCATATGATTCTCTTAAAAGAGAGAACACCAAGTTGAAAAAGATGTTTGATTTTAAACAATCTAAATCTGAATATAATTATGTTGGTGGAAATATCATACTTAAAAGTGGAGCTGATGCCTTAAAAGGCTACGTGATAAACAAAGGGTCAAATGATGGAATAAAGGTTGGAATGGCAGTTATTAACGATGAAGGGCTTATAGGTCAGGTTACTTCAGTAGCAAGTAATTATTGTAAAATAGAAACTATTTCAAGTGAAAATATATCTGTTGCAGCGTTAATTCAAAGAACTCAGGTTAATGATTGTATTGTTAGGGGATATACTGATAATGAAGATAAAGAGAAAAACTTATCAATATTAACTATGCTTCCTTTAAATTCAGATATTAAAGAAGGAGATACTATAACAACTTCTGGAATTGGTGGAGATTATCCTCAGGATATAATAATAGGAAAAGTTAAAAGTGTTGAAGACAACAAGGGTAAAATGGAAAAAGAAGCTATAATTGAACCTGCGGTTGACTTTACAAGACTTCAAAATGTATTCATAGTAGTTCCAAAAGATACAAGCGAAATTAAATATTAG
- a CDS encoding chemotaxis protein has product MESNILLESGTGELEILEFVIGDRHFAINIIKVKEVVEVDGGKITKLPETNPAIAGLILCRNEIITLVDLKYVVNKGAKVESCSKVIICEFNKVRVAFNIDAIIGVHRVKWEEILKPDDVSENSLVIAHVLLGQKILLMLDFEKIVTDISPSTGISQERIGNIEYKDRSNIKIAMADDSTLIRKLIKDTLTKAGFTKLELFDDGKQLLDYLEAISKEKGDRVTDEVQLVITDIEMPQMDGHALTRKIKENPLLRKLPVIIFSSLITSELKHKGESVGANAQISKPEVGELVRIIDELVSK; this is encoded by the coding sequence ATGGAAAGTAATATATTATTGGAATCAGGAACGGGAGAATTAGAAATTCTTGAATTCGTAATAGGGGATAGACATTTTGCTATAAATATTATAAAAGTTAAGGAAGTAGTTGAAGTAGACGGAGGAAAAATAACAAAGTTGCCTGAAACTAATCCTGCAATAGCTGGACTGATATTGTGTAGAAACGAAATAATAACCCTTGTTGATTTAAAGTATGTAGTGAATAAGGGAGCGAAAGTTGAATCATGCTCAAAAGTAATAATATGTGAATTCAATAAGGTTAGGGTTGCATTTAATATCGATGCAATAATAGGCGTTCATCGTGTTAAATGGGAAGAAATATTAAAGCCAGATGATGTTTCTGAAAATTCACTAGTTATAGCACACGTACTTTTGGGACAAAAAATATTATTGATGCTTGATTTTGAGAAAATAGTTACAGATATAAGCCCAAGTACAGGAATAAGTCAGGAAAGAATAGGAAATATAGAATATAAAGATAGATCGAATATAAAAATTGCTATGGCAGATGACTCAACGCTTATAAGAAAGCTTATAAAGGATACTTTAACCAAGGCTGGATTTACAAAATTGGAGTTGTTTGATGATGGAAAACAGCTTTTGGATTATCTTGAAGCAATTTCAAAAGAAAAAGGCGATAGAGTAACAGATGAGGTTCAATTAGTTATAACAGATATCGAGATGCCTCAAATGGATGGACATGCACTTACAAGAAAGATAAAAGAAAACCCTCTTCTTAGAAAGCTTCCTGTTATAATTTTTTCATCACTTATTACTTCTGAATTAAAGCATAAGGGTGAATCAGTTGGTGCGAATGCTCAGATAAGTAAGCCTGAAGTTGGAGAGTTGGTTAGAATTATAGATGAATTAGTTAGTAAATAG
- the thrB gene encoding homoserine kinase, which translates to MIRVKIPATSANMGAGFDTLGMALKLYNEITIEETEGETEIKLLGGELDRNYRNNLTYISIIKVYEFFNKEFKGFKIDMSKTNIPLSRGLGSSAACIVGGIVGANALLNEKMTIKDMLKIAVDIEGHPDNVAPALLGGVIISIKDMENIIYSRINVKSQLKYAVMVPDFKVSTELSRKVLPNEYSREDALFNISRCSMLVSALNNGENEKLRYLFEDKIHQPYRKKLINNIDSIFLKAKEYGSLGEFISGSGSTLIAVLEEADENFILKMKTYLDSLKDGWRIFEVENDNNGAVII; encoded by the coding sequence ATGATTAGAGTTAAAATACCTGCTACAAGTGCAAATATGGGGGCTGGATTTGACACACTAGGAATGGCTCTAAAGCTTTATAACGAAATAACTATAGAAGAAACAGAAGGTGAAACTGAGATTAAGCTTTTAGGTGGTGAGCTTGATAGAAATTATAGGAATAATTTAACATACATAAGTATTATAAAGGTATATGAGTTTTTTAATAAAGAATTTAAGGGCTTTAAGATAGATATGTCTAAAACTAATATACCTCTTTCTAGGGGGTTAGGAAGTAGTGCAGCATGTATTGTAGGAGGCATAGTGGGAGCTAATGCACTTTTGAATGAAAAAATGACCATTAAGGATATGCTTAAAATAGCTGTGGATATTGAAGGACATCCAGATAATGTTGCACCAGCTCTTTTAGGAGGAGTTATAATAAGCATAAAGGATATGGAAAATATAATATATTCAAGAATTAATGTGAAATCACAGCTTAAATATGCTGTTATGGTTCCGGATTTTAAGGTTAGTACTGAGCTTTCAAGAAAAGTTTTGCCTAATGAATATTCAAGGGAAGATGCACTTTTTAATATATCTAGATGTTCCATGCTTGTATCTGCATTAAATAATGGTGAAAATGAAAAGCTTAGATATTTATTTGAAGATAAGATCCACCAGCCTTATAGAAAAAAACTTATAAATAATATAGATAGTATTTTTTTAAAAGCAAAAGAATATGGATCACTTGGTGAATTTATAAGTGGTTCGGGATCTACCTTGATTGCTGTTTTAGAAGAAGCTGATGAGAACTTCATTTTAAAGATGAAAACTTATCTTGATTCGCTGAAGGATGGGTGGAGGATATTTGAGGTAGAAAACGATAATAATGGCGCAGTTATAATATAG
- a CDS encoding rod shape-determining protein has protein sequence MGFFGISRDMGIDLGTANTLVYVKGKGIVLREPSVVAINTNNKEVLAVGNEAKQMIGRTPGNIIAIRPLKDGVIADFDITESMLKNFISKISSKSAFASPRILVCHPSGVTEVERRAIKEATKRAGAREVKVMEEPMAAAIGAGLPVEEPRGSMIVDIGGGTTEVAVVSLGGIVTSKSLRVAGDELDQAIISYIKKEYNLMIGERTSEIIKMKMGSAFKTEESLENIVIKGRNLVTGLPKNIEISEEEVREALREPVASIVDSIKLALEKTPPELAADIMDKGIMLAGGGALLKGLDMLISKETNISVHIAESPLDCVALGAGKALDHFEKLVSD, from the coding sequence ATGGGATTTTTTGGAATATCAAGAGATATGGGAATAGATCTTGGAACAGCTAACACTTTAGTTTATGTGAAAGGCAAGGGTATAGTATTAAGAGAGCCTTCAGTTGTTGCTATTAATACTAACAATAAAGAGGTTCTTGCAGTAGGAAATGAAGCAAAGCAAATGATAGGTAGAACACCTGGAAATATAATAGCAATAAGACCTTTAAAAGATGGTGTAATTGCAGATTTTGATATTACAGAAAGCATGCTTAAGAACTTTATAAGCAAGATAAGTTCTAAGAGTGCATTTGCAAGTCCAAGAATTCTTGTTTGCCATCCGTCAGGAGTAACAGAGGTAGAAAGAAGAGCTATAAAGGAAGCTACTAAAAGAGCGGGAGCAAGAGAAGTAAAGGTTATGGAAGAGCCTATGGCAGCAGCTATAGGAGCAGGTCTACCTGTTGAGGAACCAAGAGGAAGTATGATTGTAGATATAGGTGGAGGTACCACAGAAGTAGCCGTAGTATCCTTGGGCGGAATCGTAACAAGTAAGTCACTTAGAGTTGCAGGAGATGAGCTTGATCAGGCTATAATCAGCTACATAAAGAAGGAATACAATCTAATGATAGGTGAGAGAACTTCAGAAATAATAAAGATGAAAATGGGATCAGCCTTCAAAACAGAAGAGTCTTTAGAGAATATAGTTATAAAAGGAAGAAATCTTGTAACAGGATTGCCTAAAAATATAGAAATTAGTGAAGAGGAAGTAAGAGAAGCACTAAGAGAACCTGTAGCATCAATAGTAGATTCCATAAAATTAGCCCTTGAAAAAACACCACCAGAGCTTGCGGCAGATATAATGGATAAAGGAATAATGCTTGCTGGTGGAGGAGCACTTCTTAAAGGACTTGATATGCTTATTAGCAAAGAAACCAATATATCTGTACATATAGCGGAATCCCCTCTTGACTGTGTAGCACTTGGAGCAGGAAAAGCTCTAGACCATTTTGAAAAATTGGTTAGCGACTAG
- a CDS encoding DUF4321 domain-containing protein, with protein MNGKTFKNVLFLSLIGCVGGSLVGDILGEHFTKIDFLKKAYSIGTVKPLVIDLKVLNFTLGLNFNVNLMSILGIIVAIIIYSKIRK; from the coding sequence GTGAATGGTAAGACTTTCAAAAATGTTTTGTTTTTGTCTCTAATAGGATGCGTAGGCGGTTCTTTAGTTGGAGATATACTCGGAGAACATTTTACTAAGATTGATTTTTTGAAAAAAGCATACAGTATTGGTACGGTAAAGCCCCTTGTAATTGACCTTAAGGTTTTAAACTTTACTTTAGGATTAAATTTTAATGTCAATTTAATGTCTATATTGGGCATAATAGTGGCAATAATAATATACAGTAAAATTAGGAAGTGA
- the radC gene encoding RadC family protein — MINNSLKITDLPNNERPRERLLRYGSEVLSNSELLAIILRTGTLHENIINLSSRILKESGGLNGVLNLSFEELKKVKGIGNAKAVQILALGELFKRFKAYKSFESVKITSPKEAANLVMEQLRSFNKEHLYVIMLNTKNIVIKISDVSVGSLNSSIVHPREVYVEPILKHAASIILCHNHPSGDPKPSNEDLNITKRLYECSKFIGIELLDHIIIGDGIYISLKEEGLL, encoded by the coding sequence TTGATAAATAACAGTCTAAAGATTACAGATTTACCTAATAATGAAAGACCAAGGGAAAGACTCTTAAGATACGGGAGTGAAGTGCTTTCAAATAGCGAACTTCTAGCTATTATACTTAGAACAGGAACATTACATGAGAATATAATTAACTTGAGCAGCAGAATTTTAAAGGAAAGCGGAGGCTTAAATGGAGTATTAAATTTAAGCTTCGAAGAACTTAAAAAGGTTAAAGGGATAGGAAATGCTAAAGCAGTTCAAATCTTAGCTTTAGGAGAGCTTTTTAAGAGATTTAAAGCATATAAGTCTTTTGAAAGTGTAAAAATAACATCGCCTAAAGAAGCTGCTAATCTTGTTATGGAACAATTAAGAAGTTTTAATAAGGAGCATTTATATGTCATAATGCTCAATACTAAAAATATAGTTATAAAGATATCTGATGTTTCTGTAGGAAGTTTGAATTCTTCTATAGTTCATCCTAGAGAAGTATATGTAGAGCCAATATTAAAGCATGCGGCATCAATTATATTATGTCATAATCATCCGTCAGGAGATCCAAAGCCGAGTAATGAAGACCTAAATATAACCAAAAGACTTTATGAGTGTAGTAAGTTCATAGGGATAGAACTCTTGGATCATATAATAATTGGGGACGGTATATATATAAGTTTAAAAGAAGAAGGATTATTATAA
- a CDS encoding ACT domain-containing protein, with protein sequence MEVVIKISTTEAKKYLLIDTSVLPDVFEEVIQVKELLRSAKVKDITEAVKKVGISRSTYYKYKDYVFNVSDGLKSQKVTISILIEHRRGTLSEVLDKLAQRCCNILTINQDIPINNTANVNITFDISGISGDVKNIVEELKKIKNVLKVEIVAME encoded by the coding sequence ATGGAAGTGGTGATTAAAATTAGTACAACTGAAGCTAAAAAGTATTTACTTATTGATACATCTGTACTTCCTGATGTATTTGAAGAGGTCATACAGGTAAAGGAACTTTTAAGATCAGCAAAAGTAAAGGATATTACAGAGGCGGTCAAGAAAGTTGGCATAAGTAGAAGTACATATTATAAATATAAGGACTATGTATTTAATGTTTCTGATGGACTTAAAAGTCAAAAGGTAACTATATCAATTTTAATTGAACATAGAAGAGGAACCTTATCAGAAGTATTAGATAAGCTTGCTCAAAGATGCTGTAATATACTTACAATAAATCAGGATATACCTATAAATAATACAGCTAATGTCAATATTACTTTTGATATAAGTGGTATATCAGGAGACGTAAAAAATATTGTAGAGGAACTAAAGAAAATTAAAAATGTGTTGAAAGTTGAAATAGTGGCAATGGAATAA
- a CDS encoding LysM peptidoglycan-binding domain-containing protein translates to MIKSKFKFLVFAAALAFVGMGKNAVHAATYSVKSGDTLYSISRNYGTNYNYLMSANKLQTSAIYAGQSLKVPDVKYTIKSGDTLYSIAKRFGVLLSDLQLANNISNNIIKVGQVIVIPVNTSTAATPSYVISCTSSEVDLLARLINAEAGGESYNAMVSVGAVIVNRVQSSAFPNTVTGVIYQVSNGYYQFTPVLNGMINKGATASSLSAAKAALYGSDPTKGALYFYDNTVSNTWLTSKPVSLVSGKLIFAY, encoded by the coding sequence ATGATAAAATCTAAGTTTAAATTTCTTGTTTTTGCAGCGGCTTTAGCCTTTGTAGGAATGGGAAAAAATGCTGTACATGCTGCTACCTATAGTGTAAAAAGTGGAGATACTCTTTATAGCATAAGTAGAAACTATGGCACTAACTATAATTATCTTATGTCGGCTAATAAATTGCAGACAAGTGCTATATATGCTGGACAGAGCCTTAAAGTTCCGGATGTGAAATATACTATCAAGAGCGGAGATACTCTCTATAGTATAGCTAAAAGATTTGGAGTATTACTTAGTGATTTACAACTTGCAAATAATATATCAAATAATATTATTAAAGTAGGACAAGTTATAGTAATACCTGTTAATACGTCCACAGCAGCCACTCCTAGCTATGTGATTTCTTGTACAAGCTCTGAAGTCGATTTATTAGCTAGGCTTATTAATGCAGAAGCTGGTGGAGAAAGTTACAATGCTATGGTATCAGTAGGAGCTGTAATCGTAAACAGAGTTCAAAGTTCTGCTTTTCCAAATACTGTTACAGGAGTAATATATCAAGTATCTAATGGATATTATCAGTTCACGCCTGTTTTAAATGGAATGATTAATAAAGGTGCTACAGCTTCATCTTTAAGTGCGGCCAAGGCAGCTCTTTATGGATCAGATCCTACAAAAGGAGCTTTGTATTTTTATGATAATACCGTATCAAATACTTGGCTTACATCAAAACCAGTATCACTTGTGTCTGGAAAATTAATATTTGCATATTAA